In Oncorhynchus tshawytscha isolate Ot180627B linkage group LG06, Otsh_v2.0, whole genome shotgun sequence, the following are encoded in one genomic region:
- the LOC112253074 gene encoding carbohydrate sulfotransferase 15 isoform X3, which translates to MGFTERGQETLSVSNTKITTRRRTRSAETLTIVNPSSTLPHNLSSTKDYANIKLLVKCITSKLEFSPRKLPLLKDVVNTDSHLFSVIPRQFLPNIKSPCWYEELSGKTKVDPYSKNLYAVRSKSFRTVCDYLRKHFQEHLYHSDDNKQYRLRCLPYFYIIGQPKCGTTDLFHRLLLHPEVKFTTMKEPHWWTRKRFGIIHLKDGLLERFPVEDYLDLFELAAYHIQEGILGNTSVDHSQRHIITGEASASTMWDNQAWSYLYNYRADGEPPFLAQDFIHAVQPNAKIIVMLRDPVERLYSDYLYFNMANKSVEDFDLRVSESLQLFEACLAENSVRSCVYNTSLSNAMTVRLNLGLYSVFLLDWLTVFHRDQILVLQLEDYAANLRLTIRKVFDFLNGLYLSRRRQLSPRGPCPTHGEQQTGAWAPCCPAPGTSSGSSTSHSTTNWPQSWTTRSSTGQRHKEWLHLRWIQT; encoded by the exons ATGGGTtttacagagagaggacaggagacccTCTCCGTCAGCAACACCAAGATCACGACCAGGAGAAGAACACGTTCAGCTGAGACCTT GACTATAGTCAACCCAAGCAGCACCCTCCCCCATAACCTGTCTTCTACCAAGGACTACGCCAACATTAAGCTCCTGGTGAAGTGCATTACATCTAAGCTTGAGTTCAGCCCAAGGAAGCTGCCTCTTCTGAAGGACGTTGTCAATACGGACTCTCAT TTGTTTTCCGTTATTCCTCGTCAGTTCCTGCCCAATATCAAGAGTCCATGCTGGTATGAGGAGCTCTCTGGGAAAACCAAAGTGGATCCTTACAGTAAAAACTTGTATGCAGTTCGCTCTAAGAGTTTCCGGACTGTCTGTGACTACCTAAGGAAACATTTCCAGGAACACTTGTACCACAGTGACGACAACAAGCAATACCGCCTGCGCTGTCTGCCATACTTCTACATCATTGGCCAGCCCAAATGTGGCACAACGGACCTGTTTCACCGACTGCTGCTACACCCGGAGGTCAAGTTCACCACCATGAAAGAGCCCCACTGGTGGACAAGGAAAAGGTTTG GTATCATCCATCTTAAAGATGGCCTCCTAGAACGCTTCCCTGTGGAGGATTACCTGGACCTGTTTGAACTGGCTGCCTACCACATCCAGGAGGGAATACTGGGGAATACCTCTGTAGACCACAGCCAGCGACACATTATTACAG GTGAAGCAAGCGCATCCACAATGTGGGACAACCAAGCCTGGAGCTATCTCTATAACTACCGGGCAGATGGGGAGCCTCCTTTCCTGGCCCAGGACTTCATCCACGCAGTTCAGCCCAACGCTAAAATCATTGTCATGCTCAGAGACCCAGTAGAGAG GTTATATTCAGACTACCTGTACTTCAACATGGCTAACAAGTCTGTGGAGGACTTTGACCTGAGGGTCTCAGAATCCCTACAGCTGTTTGAGGCTTGTTTAGCAGAAAACTCTGTGCGTTCCTGTGTCTACAACACAAGCCTCTCCAATGCCATGACG GTCAGACTGAACCTAGGACTGTATAGTGTCTTCCTGCTGGACTGGTTGACTGTCTTCCATAGAGATCAGATCCTAGTCCTGCAGTTAGAAGATTACGCTGCCAATCTGAGACTCACCATACGTAAAGTCTTTGACTTCCTAAAT GGCCTTTATCTGAGCAGACGGAGACAGCTCTCACCAAGAGGCCCATGTCCAACACACGGAGAGCAGCAGACAGGAGCCTGGGCCCCATGCTGCCCAGCACCAGGGACCTCCTCAGGGAGTTCCACCAGCCATTCAACCACAAACTGGCCACAATCCTGGACAACAAGGTCTTCCACTGGACAGAGACATAAGGAATGGCTCCACCTCAGATGGATACAGACCTGA
- the LOC112253074 gene encoding carbohydrate sulfotransferase 15 isoform X2 produces MPCLDDGDNSRRGLPSVLELRRVPLWSLGPLRSVRKVKVISFLLGLTLTFLIMASYILTWDKKGLMMSLSPFHLRTIVNPSSTLPHNLSSTKDYANIKLLVKCITSKLEFSPRKLPLLKDVVNTDSHLFSVIPRQFLPNIKSPCWYEELSGKTKVDPYSKNLYAVRSKSFRTVCDYLRKHFQEHLYHSDDNKQYRLRCLPYFYIIGQPKCGTTDLFHRLLLHPEVKFTTMKEPHWWTRKRFGIIHLKDGLLERFPVEDYLDLFELAAYHIQEGILGNTSVDHSQRHIITGEASASTMWDNQAWSYLYNYRADGEPPFLAQDFIHAVQPNAKIIVMLRDPVERLYSDYLYFNMANKSVEDFDLRVSESLQLFEACLAENSVRSCVYNTSLSNAMTVRLNLGLYSVFLLDWLTVFHRDQILVLQLEDYAANLRLTIRKVFDFLNVGPLSEQTETALTKRPMSNTRRAADRSLGPMLPSTRDLLREFHQPFNHKLATILDNKVFHWTET; encoded by the exons ATGCCCTGTTTGGACGATGGGGATAACAGCCGCAGAGGCCTGCCCAGTGTCCTAGAGTTGAGGCGGGTTCCTCTATGGTCATTGGGGCCCCTGAGGAGTGTCAGAAAGGTCAAGGTTATCAGCTTCCTGCTAGGATTAACGTTGACCTTCCTCATCATGGCGTCTTACATCTTAACCTGGGATAAAAAGGGTCTGATGATGTCCCTGTCACCGTTCCACCTCAGGACTATAGTCAACCCAAGCAGCACCCTCCCCCATAACCTGTCTTCTACCAAGGACTACGCCAACATTAAGCTCCTGGTGAAGTGCATTACATCTAAGCTTGAGTTCAGCCCAAGGAAGCTGCCTCTTCTGAAGGACGTTGTCAATACGGACTCTCAT TTGTTTTCCGTTATTCCTCGTCAGTTCCTGCCCAATATCAAGAGTCCATGCTGGTATGAGGAGCTCTCTGGGAAAACCAAAGTGGATCCTTACAGTAAAAACTTGTATGCAGTTCGCTCTAAGAGTTTCCGGACTGTCTGTGACTACCTAAGGAAACATTTCCAGGAACACTTGTACCACAGTGACGACAACAAGCAATACCGCCTGCGCTGTCTGCCATACTTCTACATCATTGGCCAGCCCAAATGTGGCACAACGGACCTGTTTCACCGACTGCTGCTACACCCGGAGGTCAAGTTCACCACCATGAAAGAGCCCCACTGGTGGACAAGGAAAAGGTTTG GTATCATCCATCTTAAAGATGGCCTCCTAGAACGCTTCCCTGTGGAGGATTACCTGGACCTGTTTGAACTGGCTGCCTACCACATCCAGGAGGGAATACTGGGGAATACCTCTGTAGACCACAGCCAGCGACACATTATTACAG GTGAAGCAAGCGCATCCACAATGTGGGACAACCAAGCCTGGAGCTATCTCTATAACTACCGGGCAGATGGGGAGCCTCCTTTCCTGGCCCAGGACTTCATCCACGCAGTTCAGCCCAACGCTAAAATCATTGTCATGCTCAGAGACCCAGTAGAGAG GTTATATTCAGACTACCTGTACTTCAACATGGCTAACAAGTCTGTGGAGGACTTTGACCTGAGGGTCTCAGAATCCCTACAGCTGTTTGAGGCTTGTTTAGCAGAAAACTCTGTGCGTTCCTGTGTCTACAACACAAGCCTCTCCAATGCCATGACG GTCAGACTGAACCTAGGACTGTATAGTGTCTTCCTGCTGGACTGGTTGACTGTCTTCCATAGAGATCAGATCCTAGTCCTGCAGTTAGAAGATTACGCTGCCAATCTGAGACTCACCATACGTAAAGTCTTTGACTTCCTAAATGTGG GGCCTTTATCTGAGCAGACGGAGACAGCTCTCACCAAGAGGCCCATGTCCAACACACGGAGAGCAGCAGACAGGAGCCTGGGCCCCATGCTGCCCAGCACCAGGGACCTCCTCAGGGAGTTCCACCAGCCATTCAACCACAAACTGGCCACAATCCTGGACAACAAGGTCTTCCACTGGACAGAGACATAA
- the LOC112253074 gene encoding carbohydrate sulfotransferase 15 isoform X1, which yields MPCLDDGDNSRRGLPSVLELRRVPLWSLGPLRSVRKVKVISFLLGLTLTFLIMASYILTWDKKGLMMSLSPFHLRTIVNPSSTLPHNLSSTKDYANIKLLVKCITSKLEFSPRKLPLLKDVVNTDSHLFSVIPRQFLPNIKSPCWYEELSGKTKVDPYSKNLYAVRSKSFRTVCDYLRKHFQEHLYHSDDNKQYRLRCLPYFYIIGQPKCGTTDLFHRLLLHPEVKFTTMKEPHWWTRKRFGIIHLKDGLLERFPVEDYLDLFELAAYHIQEGILGNTSVDHSQRHIITGEASASTMWDNQAWSYLYNYRADGEPPFLAQDFIHAVQPNAKIIVMLRDPVERLYSDYLYFNMANKSVEDFDLRVSESLQLFEACLAENSVRSCVYNTSLSNAMTVRLNLGLYSVFLLDWLTVFHRDQILVLQLEDYAANLRLTIRKVFDFLNGLYLSRRRQLSPRGPCPTHGEQQTGAWAPCCPAPGTSSGSSTSHSTTNWPQSWTTRSSTGQRHKEWLHLRWIQT from the exons ATGCCCTGTTTGGACGATGGGGATAACAGCCGCAGAGGCCTGCCCAGTGTCCTAGAGTTGAGGCGGGTTCCTCTATGGTCATTGGGGCCCCTGAGGAGTGTCAGAAAGGTCAAGGTTATCAGCTTCCTGCTAGGATTAACGTTGACCTTCCTCATCATGGCGTCTTACATCTTAACCTGGGATAAAAAGGGTCTGATGATGTCCCTGTCACCGTTCCACCTCAGGACTATAGTCAACCCAAGCAGCACCCTCCCCCATAACCTGTCTTCTACCAAGGACTACGCCAACATTAAGCTCCTGGTGAAGTGCATTACATCTAAGCTTGAGTTCAGCCCAAGGAAGCTGCCTCTTCTGAAGGACGTTGTCAATACGGACTCTCAT TTGTTTTCCGTTATTCCTCGTCAGTTCCTGCCCAATATCAAGAGTCCATGCTGGTATGAGGAGCTCTCTGGGAAAACCAAAGTGGATCCTTACAGTAAAAACTTGTATGCAGTTCGCTCTAAGAGTTTCCGGACTGTCTGTGACTACCTAAGGAAACATTTCCAGGAACACTTGTACCACAGTGACGACAACAAGCAATACCGCCTGCGCTGTCTGCCATACTTCTACATCATTGGCCAGCCCAAATGTGGCACAACGGACCTGTTTCACCGACTGCTGCTACACCCGGAGGTCAAGTTCACCACCATGAAAGAGCCCCACTGGTGGACAAGGAAAAGGTTTG GTATCATCCATCTTAAAGATGGCCTCCTAGAACGCTTCCCTGTGGAGGATTACCTGGACCTGTTTGAACTGGCTGCCTACCACATCCAGGAGGGAATACTGGGGAATACCTCTGTAGACCACAGCCAGCGACACATTATTACAG GTGAAGCAAGCGCATCCACAATGTGGGACAACCAAGCCTGGAGCTATCTCTATAACTACCGGGCAGATGGGGAGCCTCCTTTCCTGGCCCAGGACTTCATCCACGCAGTTCAGCCCAACGCTAAAATCATTGTCATGCTCAGAGACCCAGTAGAGAG GTTATATTCAGACTACCTGTACTTCAACATGGCTAACAAGTCTGTGGAGGACTTTGACCTGAGGGTCTCAGAATCCCTACAGCTGTTTGAGGCTTGTTTAGCAGAAAACTCTGTGCGTTCCTGTGTCTACAACACAAGCCTCTCCAATGCCATGACG GTCAGACTGAACCTAGGACTGTATAGTGTCTTCCTGCTGGACTGGTTGACTGTCTTCCATAGAGATCAGATCCTAGTCCTGCAGTTAGAAGATTACGCTGCCAATCTGAGACTCACCATACGTAAAGTCTTTGACTTCCTAAAT GGCCTTTATCTGAGCAGACGGAGACAGCTCTCACCAAGAGGCCCATGTCCAACACACGGAGAGCAGCAGACAGGAGCCTGGGCCCCATGCTGCCCAGCACCAGGGACCTCCTCAGGGAGTTCCACCAGCCATTCAACCACAAACTGGCCACAATCCTGGACAACAAGGTCTTCCACTGGACAGAGACATAAGGAATGGCTCCACCTCAGATGGATACAGACCTGA